One Vigna unguiculata cultivar IT97K-499-35 chromosome 7, ASM411807v1, whole genome shotgun sequence genomic region harbors:
- the LOC114191865 gene encoding 3-ketoacyl-CoA synthase 11-like yields MADQTRDSGTVSVEPSRERTKLPNFLLSVRLKYVKLGYHYLISNAMYLLLIPLIGVASAHLSTFSYQDVAQLWQNLKFNLVSVTLCSSLIVFLVTFYFMSRPRGVYLVDFACYKPDQDCTCTRETFMDRSVKTGVFSEENLAFQKKILERSGLGQKTYLPPAILSLPPNPCMAEARKEAEQVMFGAIDQLLAKTGVKAKDIGILVVNCSLFNPTPSLSAMIVNHYKLRGNIQSYNLGGMGCSAGLISIDLAKQLLQVHPNSYALVVSMENITLNWYFGNNRSMLVSNCLFRMGGAAVLLSNRSSDRRRAKYQLIHTVRTHKGADDKCYGCVFQEEDEKKTIGVALSKDLMAVAGEALKTNITTLGPLVLPMSEQLLFFATLVARKVFKMKIKPYIPDFKLAFEHFCIHAGGRAVLDELEKNLELSDWHMEPSRMTLNRFGNTSSSSLWYELAYTEAKGRIRKGDRTWQIAFGSGFKCNSAVWRALRTINPAKEKNPWMDEIHEFPVHVPKVAPIGS; encoded by the exons ATGGCAGATCAAACCCGGGATTCAGGAACCGTCTCCGTTGAACCTTCACGAGAAAGAACCAAGCTTCCCAACTTTCTGCTATCTGTGAGACTTAAGTATGTGAAGCTTGGGTACCACTATTTAATCTCCAATGCTATGTACCTTTTGTTGATACCCCTTATTGGGGTAGCTTCTGCTCATCTCTCAACTTTCTCTTACCAAGATGTTGCTCAACTATGGCAAAACCTAAAGTTCAATCTTGTCTCGGTCACTCTATGTTCTAGTCTCATAGTGTTCCTCGTTACGTTTTACTTCATGAGCCGTCCCAGAGGTGTTTACTTGGTGGACTTTGCCTGTTACAAACCAGACCAAGACTGCACTTGCACGAGAGAGACTTTCATGGACCGGTCTGTGAAAACCGGGGTGTTCTCAGAGGAGAACCTGGCCTTTCAGAAGAAGATACTCGAGAGGTCTGGTTTGGGGCAGAAGACATACTTGCCTCCTGCAATCTTGAGTCTCCCACCAAACCCGTGTATGGCTGAAGCCAGGAAAGAAGCGGAGCAAGTAATGTTCGGAGCTATCGACCAGCTTCTGGCAAAGACCGGGGTGAAGGCAAAGGATATTGGGATTTTGGTGGTGAATTGTAGCTTGTTCAACCCCACACCGTCTCTCTCTGCAATGATTGTCAACCACTACAAGTTGAGAGGGAATATCCAAAGTTATAATCTTGGTGGCATGGGTTGCAGTGCTGGCCTTATCTCCATAGACCTCGCCAAGCAGCTCCTTCAG GTTCATCCAAACTCTTATGCCTTGGTGGTAAGCATGGAGAATATCACTCTGAACTGGTACTTTGGCAACAACCGGTCAATGCTTGTTTCGAACTGTCTCTTCAGAATGGGTGGAGCAGCGGTTCTTCTCTCCAACAGGTCTTCTGATCGCAGGAGAGCCAAATACCAATTGATCCACACAGTGCGTACTCACAAGGGTGCAGATGACAAATGCTATGGTTGCGTTTTCCAAGAAGAGGATGAGAAGAAAACAATCGGTGTGGCACTGTCAAAGGACTTAATGGCTGTTGCCGGAGAAGCCCTAAAGACCAATATCACAACGCTCGGGCCATTGGTCCTTCCGATGTCAGAGCAGCTCTTGTTTTTCGCAACTTTGGTGGCTAGAAAAGTGTTCAAGATGAAGATAAAGCCCTACATCCCTGACTTTAAGCTAGCTTTTGAGCACTTTTGCATCCATGCTGGAGGAAGAGCGGTGTTGGATGAGTTGGAGAAGAATCTGGAGCTGAGTGATTGGCACATGGAGCCTTCAAGAATGACTCTGAACAGGTTTGGGAACACTTCTAGCAGTTCCTTGTGGTATGAACTTGCCTACACTGAAGCTAAAGGGAGGATCAGAAAAGGTGACAGGACATGGCAGATTGCATTTGGCTCTGGCTTCAAGTGCAACAGTGCTGTGTGGCGTGCATTGAGGACCATTAATCCTGCCAAGGAGAAAAATCCTTGGATGGATGAGATTCACGAGTTTCCTGTTCATGTGCCTAAAGTGGCACCCATTGGTTCCTAG
- the LOC114190867 gene encoding U-box domain-containing protein 44-like, with the protein MVGLELVPIGTILTLVTSQILKTAQAASDVLIGKESFKALSKHLFDIEPVLKELQLQELNDSQAARVALESLEADVKKANNLVEKYKNRGRFYLLIKCRSIVEEVEQVTRDIGKSLAALSIANTEVLSRISDQVNRLQDEMQRVEFEASQSQIQIVDKLNQGLREQKLDQAFANDMLEEIARAVGVPVEPSEISKELASIRKEKEEASEKKERAECVLLDQIIQLLSRADAARDYEEVERQYFERVKVIEKYDSREKYIPPLNSFHCSITGAVMEDPVSLCTGTTCERHAIEAWFYDGNRKDPETNDVLEDTTLRSNIPLRQSIEEWRELNYCLIIRSIRENLLSYSDLQESLTQMQALVRKNSINKDWISIGELTDIVISILGSSDDKEVKRKILITLKDAVEGNTRNKEKVAESRGWDHVLSCLGSDSSISKEAIDLLYELLQEQSGWNQYLCKKLSENRTAVGSLVAILKNLSGAEVAEKILVKLFELNEETITSAANFGWYKPLVDRMIEGPDSRISMTKAIVNLELNASNLKLLGSEGVIPPLLEMLSGSAESKDLSLSALIKLAGSHANKGIIAASGGVPLILDLMFSPRTRAFIITKCSEIIEKLSSNGDGIDFFVDGEGKQLELDSIITKVLALQQSSSLGPSIRKPALRALLGICKFETDLVKKAILAANGVSLILPLLDDPDSEIRETSIILLYLFSQHEPQGVVEYLFKPRRLEALIGFLESEENDNVQMAAAGLLANLPKSERELTMKLIELGGLDAIISILKTGKMEAKENALSALFRFTDPTNIESQKDLVKRGIYPLLVDFLNTGSVTAKARAAAFIGDLSMSTPKLIVTPKPSGCCLFRSSRGPLCPAHVSECSVNSTFCLLEAKALPGLIKLLHGEVHATAYEAIQTLSTLVLEDFPQRGARVLHENNTIRSLLDILNWGTDSLKAEALGLLEKVFVSKEMVEYYGTTARSRLICLTAMNIYGDGHLRRKAAKVLSLLERYSKSSSSAISGVLE; encoded by the exons ATGGTTGGGTTGGAGCTCGTTCCCATAGGTACAATTCTGACATTGGTAACTTCACAAATCTTGAAAACAGCTCAAGCAGCATCTGATGTTCTTATTGGAAAAGAAAGTTTCAAGGCCCTTTCAAAACATCTATTTGATATTGAGCCAGTGCTGAAGGAATTGCAGCTTCAAGAATTGAATGACTCTCAAGCCGCAAGGGTTGCTCTGGAGTCTCTTGAAGCTGATGTTAAGAAGGCAAATAATTTGGTGGAAAAGTATAAGAACCGTGGCCGTTTTTACTTACTGATTAAGTGTCGATCAATTGTTGAGGAGGTTGAACAAGTCACAAGGGATATCGGAAAGTCTCTGGCTGCATTGTCTATTGCAAACACTGAAGTGCTATCAAGAATTTCTGATCAGGTCAATAGATTGCAAGATGAGATGCAAAGGGTGGAGTTTGAGGCTTCCCAGTCCCAGATTCAAATTGTTGACAAGTTAAACCAGGGACTCAGAGAACAGAAACTAGATCAGGCTTTTGCAAATGACATGTTAGAGGAGATAGCAAGGGCAGTTGGGGTGCCAGTGGAACCCTCAGAGATAAGCAAAGAGTTGGCTAGCATTaggaaggaaaaagaagaagcttctgaaaagaaagaaagagctGAATGTGTTCTTTTGGATCAGATCATTCAGTTACTCTCTCGAGCTGATGCTGCAAGGGATTATGAAGAAGTAGAGAGGCAATACTTTGAAAGGGTTAAGGTGATAGAGAAATATGATTCAAGGGAAAAATATATCCCCCCACTCAATTCTTTCCATTGTTCTATAACTGGAGCTGTTATGGAAGATCCTGTCAGCCTTTGCACTGGTACTACATGTGAGAGACATGCTATTGAAGCTTGGTTTTATGATGGCAACAGGAAAGACCCAGAAACTAATGATGTTCTTGAAGATACTACCTTGAGGTCTAACATTCCTCTAAGACAATCTATTGAAGAATGGAGAGAACTTAATTATTGTCTGATAATAAGGTCTATcagagaaaatttattatcatattcTGACCTGCAAGAATCCCTGACCCAAATGCAGGCTCTTGTAAGAAAGAATTCTATTAACAAGGATTGGATTTCTATAGGAGAGCTTACTGATATTGTTATCTCTATCCTTGGGAGCTCTGATGACAAAGAAGTAAAGAGGAAGATTTTGATAACTTTGAAGGATGCTGTTGAGGGGAATACAAGAAACAAG gAGAAAGTGGCTGAATCTCGAGGATGGGATCACGTTCTTTCCTGCTTAGGCAGTGACTCCAGCATTTCCAAGGAAGCAATTGATCTGCTATATGAACTGCTTCAAGAACAATCTGGTTGGAATCAATATCTCTGTAAAAAGCTTTCTGAAAATCGCACTGCAGTTGGGTCCCTTGTTGCCATTCTAAAGAATCTCTCCGGTGCCGAAGTAGCCGAAAAGATTTTGGTGAAGCTTTTTGAACTAAACGAGGAAACAATTACCAGTGCTGCTAATTTTGGTTGGTATAAACCACTTGTTGATCGCATGATTGAAG GACCAGATTCAAGAATATCAATGACAAAAGCCATTGTTAATTTGGAGTTGAATGCTTCAAACTTGAAACTCCTTGGCAGTGAAGGAGTTATACCTCCTTTGCTAGAAATGCTGTCGGGAAGCGCAGAATCAAAAGACTTGTCACTGTCAGCCCTGATTAAATTAGCAGGATCTCATGCCAATAAAGGAATTATTGCTGCATCTGGAGGAGTTCCTCTTATTCTAGATTTAATGTTCTCTCCTCGGACACGGGCATTCATCATCACTAAATGCTCTGAAATCATTGAGAAGCTTTCTTCAAATGGTGATGGAATTGATTTCTTCGTTGATGGAGAGGGGAAACAGCTTGAGTTAGATTCCATCATCACCAAAGTGCTAGCTTTGCAGCAGAGTTCAAGCTTAGGTCCTAGCATCCGTAAGCCTGCACTGCGTGCACTTCTTGGCATTTGCAAGTTTGAGACTgatttggtgaagaaagcaATTCTTGCAGCCAATGGTGTATCTCTAATTCTTCCACTTCTTGATGATCCCGACTCAGAAATCAGGGAGACTTCCATAATTCTACTGTATCTTTTCTCTCAACATGAGCCACAAGGAGTAGTTGAATACCTCTTCAAGCCTAGAAGGCTCGAAGCCTTGATTGGATTTCTTGAGAGTGAGGAGAATGATAATGTACAGATGGCTGCTGCTGGTTTACTTGCTAACCTGCCAAAATCAGAACGAGAACTCACAATGAAGTTGATTGAGCTGGGTGGACTTGACGCAATCATAAGCATTTTGAAAACTGGCAAAATGGAAGCAAAAGAAAATGCTCTCAGTGCACTCTTCAGGTTCACAGACCCTACAAATATTGAGTCACAGAAAGATTTGGTTAAACGCGGAATATATCCTTTGCTTGTAGATTTTCTCAACACTGGTTCAGTCACGGCAAAGGCAAGAGCAGCAGCTTTCATTGGTGATCTTTCGATGAGCACTCCAAAGCTCATAGTTACTCCGAAGCCAAGTGGTTGCTGTCTTTTCAGATCATCACGTGGTCCTTTGTGTCCAGCACATGTGAGTGAATGCAGTGTGAACAGCACATTTTGTCTTTTGGAGGCTAAGGCTCTACCTGGCTTGATAAAGCTATTACATGGGGAGGTTCATGCAACTGCTTATGAAGCAATACAAACACTTTCCACATTGGTTTTGGAAGACTTTCCTCAAAGGGGAGCTCGTGTCTTGCATGAGAACAATACAATAAGATCCTTATTAGACATTTTGAACTGGGGAACTGATTCTCTCAAGGCAGAAGCTTTAGGACTGTTAGAGAAGGTGTTTGTGTCAAAGGAAATGGTAGAATACTATGGAACAACAGCTAGATCACGTCTTATTTGTTTGACTGCAATGAATATATATGGAGATGGTCACCTCAGGAGAAAGGCGGCTAAAGTACTATCATTGCTTGAACGCTATTCAAAGTCATCATCATCTGCCATCTCCGGTGTTCTAGAGTGA